A genomic segment from Nitrospira lenta encodes:
- the grpE gene encoding nucleotide exchange factor GrpE → MSNDQDNANTIDNLDDGNVTDPSLDGGMQAVLAAKEDECKALNEKYLRLAAEFENYKRLAQRDQREQIKFGNEQLLRELLPVVDNMERAIKAAHDKGSSAALVQGVDLTLKQLTGALGKFGVQAVESVGKPFDPGAHQAVSQVPSDQVPSDHVLDEFQKGYRLHDRILRAAMVSVSSGPAQAGGKSSEIN, encoded by the coding sequence ATGAGCAACGATCAAGACAACGCCAATACAATTGACAACTTAGATGACGGGAACGTCACTGACCCAAGCCTCGATGGAGGGATGCAGGCCGTCCTTGCCGCCAAGGAAGACGAGTGCAAAGCCCTCAACGAGAAGTACCTGCGGCTGGCGGCAGAATTCGAAAACTATAAACGCCTGGCCCAGCGGGATCAGCGTGAGCAGATCAAGTTCGGAAACGAACAGCTGTTGCGGGAGCTCCTCCCCGTCGTCGATAACATGGAACGAGCCATTAAGGCGGCGCACGACAAGGGTAGCAGTGCGGCATTGGTCCAGGGTGTGGACCTGACCTTGAAACAATTGACCGGCGCCCTTGGAAAATTCGGCGTGCAGGCCGTGGAGAGCGTGGGCAAGCCGTTTGATCCTGGAGCCCATCAGGCCGTCTCTCAGGTGCCATCGGATCAAGTGCCCAGCGATCATGTCCTCGACGAGTTTCAAAAAGGCTATCGCCTGCACGACCGGATCCTCCGCGCCGCGATGGTCAGTGTGTCCTCAGGTCCGGCGCAAGCCGGTGGCAAGTCTTCGGAAATAAACTAA
- a CDS encoding 16S rRNA (uracil(1498)-N(3))-methyltransferase, producing MPVFFLPPDAITSPSITVPPALQTHLRDSLRLELGEQIWVCDGQGTRYLMELTRVTKQELTGRILSTSQEPVRTAPRLRLAQALLKGEKMDWVIQKATELGVSEIIPLQSRHTIVQLRPERLDAQLARWQRIALEAAQQSEQWHMPIIAQPQTLAACLSNLPAPALSLILTERRDGQSLHSIRLPENSNESVMMLIGPEGGWATEEVAQAEQAGCARITLGPHILRAETAAIVTAGILQSRAGALG from the coding sequence ATGCCTGTGTTTTTTCTGCCTCCCGACGCCATTACCTCTCCCTCTATTACCGTGCCTCCGGCGCTCCAGACGCATCTGCGCGACAGCCTTCGGCTGGAACTCGGCGAACAGATCTGGGTCTGCGACGGACAGGGCACCCGCTACCTGATGGAACTCACGCGCGTCACCAAACAGGAGCTGACCGGGCGCATTCTCAGCACCAGCCAGGAACCGGTACGCACCGCTCCCCGCCTGCGCCTTGCCCAAGCATTGCTCAAAGGGGAAAAGATGGATTGGGTGATTCAGAAAGCCACGGAGCTGGGCGTGAGCGAAATCATTCCCCTCCAGAGCCGGCACACCATCGTGCAGCTCAGGCCGGAGCGTCTCGACGCGCAGCTCGCCCGCTGGCAACGCATTGCACTGGAAGCAGCCCAGCAATCGGAACAGTGGCACATGCCGATCATCGCCCAACCTCAGACGCTAGCTGCATGTCTGAGCAACCTCCCTGCACCGGCACTCTCACTCATCCTGACCGAACGGCGGGATGGACAGAGCTTACACAGCATCCGCCTTCCGGAAAACAGCAACGAATCGGTCATGATGCTCATCGGACCTGAAGGAGGATGGGCGACAGAAGAAGTGGCGCAAGCCGAACAAGCCGGCTGCGCGCGGATCACCCTCGGCCCGCACATTTTGCGCGCCGAGACCGCAGCCATTGTCACCGCGGGGATTCTGCAAAGCCGTGCAGGCGCACTCGGCTAG
- the nadC gene encoding carboxylating nicotinate-nucleotide diphosphorylase, with protein sequence MIQLPAADIRRAVRAGLEEDLGEGDLTTTALFSKSVPAQASIIAQQPMVVAGLAAAVQTFLMVDPSLRLTTHTHDGDRIPTGAALLDIEGDGRSILQAERVALNFLQHLSGIATLTDKFCQAVRHTPARILDTRKTLPGWRSLQKWAVALGGGTNHRFSLGDGLLIKDNHLALLQKGKQSVRTACRLAHQDTSRAVPLIVEVESLAEVRQALAGKADIILLDNMTPAMVKQAVVLIRRRAIVEVSGGITLKNVRAMARAGADRISIGALTHSAPTANMSLELTPVRRPRRPRT encoded by the coding sequence ATGATCCAACTGCCCGCCGCAGATATCCGCCGCGCCGTGCGCGCCGGACTCGAAGAAGACCTCGGCGAAGGCGACCTGACCACGACGGCCCTCTTCTCCAAATCGGTGCCGGCCCAGGCTTCGATTATTGCCCAGCAGCCGATGGTGGTCGCCGGACTCGCGGCGGCCGTGCAGACCTTTCTCATGGTCGATCCCTCGCTCCGGCTCACAACCCATACCCATGACGGCGACCGCATCCCCACCGGCGCGGCGCTCCTCGACATTGAGGGCGACGGTCGCTCCATCCTCCAGGCCGAACGGGTCGCGCTGAATTTCCTCCAACATCTCTCAGGGATCGCGACGCTGACTGATAAGTTCTGCCAGGCCGTACGCCATACACCCGCACGGATTCTCGACACAAGGAAAACCCTGCCCGGCTGGAGGTCGTTACAGAAATGGGCAGTCGCGTTAGGCGGCGGCACCAACCACCGCTTCTCACTCGGCGATGGTCTGCTGATTAAAGACAACCATCTCGCATTGCTCCAGAAAGGCAAGCAATCAGTCCGTACCGCTTGCCGACTGGCCCATCAGGACACCTCCCGTGCCGTGCCGCTGATCGTCGAGGTGGAATCATTGGCAGAGGTTCGCCAGGCACTCGCGGGAAAAGCCGACATCATTCTGCTCGACAATATGACTCCGGCGATGGTTAAGCAGGCGGTTGTGCTGATCCGGCGCCGAGCCATCGTGGAAGTGTCCGGCGGCATTACGCTTAAGAACGTGCGGGCCATGGCGCGGGCCGGCGCCGATCGCATTTCAATCGGGGCGCTCACCCATTCGGCCCCGACAGCCAACATGAGCCTGGAACTGACTCCTGTCCGCCGTCCGCGGCGGCCGCGCACATAA
- a CDS encoding biotin--[acetyl-CoA-carboxylase] ligase, with amino-acid sequence MSSSSPLTLDDIRSTLASKRLGRHLHLHHSLASTNSEAMMLAQNGAEDGTVVVAESQSAGRGRHARTWFSPPGLNLYCSIIVRGLGRGLSLADWLSWVPLTTALAVAEAVQETAATSLALKWPNDLLLDERKAGGILCESSLAIPDSPIVVIGIGLNVNVPRESFPDELRPIATSLFESSHRLVDRNRLLARLLLELEQSLDELRDHGSSRLLQAYQRRCTTLGRQVRVVLGTNEELLGTAVAITADGTLQVRPSTENSGTGKAPLIDIRAGDVIHVRN; translated from the coding sequence GTGTCATCCTCTTCACCTCTTACTCTCGACGACATTCGCAGTACGCTTGCGTCGAAACGCTTAGGGCGGCACCTGCACCTCCACCACAGCCTCGCCTCGACCAATTCAGAAGCGATGATGCTGGCCCAGAATGGCGCGGAGGACGGGACCGTTGTCGTCGCAGAAAGCCAATCAGCCGGACGAGGCCGTCATGCACGAACATGGTTCTCACCGCCCGGCTTAAATCTCTATTGCTCGATCATCGTCCGCGGCCTTGGGCGAGGTCTCTCCCTGGCTGACTGGCTCTCATGGGTTCCTTTGACGACAGCGCTGGCAGTGGCAGAAGCCGTCCAAGAAACGGCCGCGACATCGCTCGCGCTGAAATGGCCGAATGATCTCTTGCTGGATGAACGAAAAGCCGGCGGCATTCTCTGTGAAAGCTCACTCGCGATCCCGGATAGCCCGATCGTCGTCATCGGAATCGGTCTGAACGTGAATGTCCCCCGGGAATCGTTCCCCGACGAATTGCGGCCGATCGCCACCTCGCTCTTTGAGTCCTCACACCGGCTGGTTGATCGTAACCGGCTCCTTGCCCGGCTCCTCCTGGAATTGGAACAGAGCCTCGATGAGTTGCGCGACCATGGATCATCCAGGCTGCTGCAGGCCTATCAGCGCCGCTGCACGACCCTCGGCCGCCAAGTTCGCGTCGTACTTGGCACCAATGAAGAACTCCTCGGAACCGCCGTCGCCATTACCGCCGACGGCACCCTTCAAGTCAGGCCTTCCACAGAGAATTCCGGCACAGGCAAGGCTCCGCTTATCGACATTCGGGCAGGCGACGTGATTCATGTCAGGAACTAG
- a CDS encoding type III pantothenate kinase: MLLVIDIGNTNVVWGIFEGSTLIAHWRLATDPKTTADEYGVLCLNLLARSGRTPQQVTDAIISSVVPALTGTFDTMVETYFHRTPLVVSSDMDVGLMLKYANPKEIGSDRIVNAAAAYHKYKTDLIIVDFGTATTFCAVTATGDYLGGVIAPGIGISAEALFARAAKLSKVELARPKTVIGTDTASSIQAGLLFGYAGLVDALVRRMEQELGRTCLVIATGGLASVIAPETTSIKRIEPLLTLDGLELLYRRARGTSSATWT, encoded by the coding sequence ATGCTACTGGTCATCGATATCGGCAATACCAACGTCGTGTGGGGGATCTTCGAAGGATCCACACTGATTGCGCATTGGCGTTTGGCGACGGATCCCAAGACGACGGCTGATGAATACGGCGTACTCTGCTTGAACCTCCTGGCCAGAAGCGGCCGCACGCCGCAGCAGGTCACGGACGCCATCATCTCCAGCGTCGTGCCGGCTCTCACTGGTACCTTCGACACCATGGTCGAAACCTACTTTCACCGCACTCCCTTAGTCGTGTCATCGGATATGGATGTCGGCCTCATGCTCAAATATGCCAACCCCAAGGAAATCGGCAGCGACCGGATCGTGAATGCCGCCGCGGCCTATCATAAGTACAAGACCGATCTCATCATCGTGGATTTCGGCACGGCGACGACCTTCTGCGCTGTCACGGCAACCGGAGACTATCTTGGCGGGGTGATTGCGCCGGGAATCGGCATTTCGGCCGAAGCGCTCTTCGCTCGTGCCGCCAAGCTCAGCAAAGTTGAACTCGCCCGGCCGAAAACCGTCATCGGCACCGATACCGCGAGCAGCATTCAGGCCGGCCTGTTGTTCGGCTATGCCGGTCTCGTCGATGCGCTCGTCCGGCGCATGGAGCAGGAACTCGGACGCACCTGCCTGGTCATCGCGACGGGAGGCCTGGCTTCGGTCATTGCCCCCGAAACGACCTCCATTAAACGCATCGAGCCGTTACTAACCCTTGATGGGTTGGAACTTCTCTACCGGCGCGCTCGCGGGACCTCATCGGCTACCTGGACCTAG
- the dnaJ gene encoding molecular chaperone DnaJ: MAPVSKRDYYDILGVEKTSSDEELKKAYRKMARQHHPDLHPGDSQKKDAEAKFKEINEAYETLSDQERRKRYDMFGHAGAQQGQGFDGFNAGGGFGDVFNDIFEDFFGGQRGGGRPERGNDLQYNLELSFEEAVYGKEAKLKIPRWETCGDCKGTGAKSAASIKTCPSCKGAGQLRFQQGFFSVSRPCGQCEGAGQIITEPCGTCQGRQRVYRERTIAVHIPAGIETGMRLRLTNEGEHGANNGPPGDLYVAVTVKPHPVFQRKGVDILCDVPINFITATLGGKIEVPTLKGNTIIKIPAGTQYDKVMRLKGLGVPSLKGGQTGDQLYAIKVQIPTKLTARQKELLTEFAKEGGMVMEADGDGFFDKMKTFFE; this comes from the coding sequence ATGGCTCCTGTGTCAAAACGAGATTATTACGACATTCTTGGCGTTGAGAAAACCTCTTCCGACGAAGAGCTGAAGAAGGCCTATCGCAAGATGGCCCGCCAGCACCACCCCGACTTGCACCCCGGCGACAGCCAGAAGAAGGACGCCGAAGCCAAATTTAAAGAAATCAACGAAGCCTATGAAACGCTGAGCGATCAGGAACGACGCAAACGCTACGACATGTTCGGACATGCCGGCGCGCAGCAAGGACAAGGCTTCGACGGATTCAACGCCGGCGGCGGATTTGGCGACGTCTTCAACGATATTTTCGAGGATTTTTTCGGCGGGCAGCGCGGCGGCGGTCGCCCCGAACGCGGGAACGACCTGCAATACAACCTCGAACTCAGCTTCGAAGAAGCCGTCTACGGCAAAGAAGCCAAGCTCAAGATTCCTCGCTGGGAAACCTGCGGCGATTGCAAAGGAACCGGCGCGAAGTCGGCGGCCTCGATCAAGACCTGCCCCAGCTGCAAAGGGGCCGGCCAGCTCAGATTCCAGCAGGGATTCTTCAGCGTCAGCCGCCCCTGCGGCCAGTGCGAAGGAGCCGGACAAATTATCACGGAGCCCTGCGGCACCTGCCAAGGCCGCCAGCGGGTCTATCGCGAGCGCACAATCGCCGTTCACATTCCCGCCGGCATTGAAACCGGCATGCGTTTACGCCTGACCAATGAGGGCGAGCACGGCGCGAACAATGGTCCTCCCGGGGATCTCTATGTCGCCGTCACCGTCAAACCCCATCCGGTCTTCCAGCGCAAAGGCGTCGACATTCTCTGTGATGTGCCGATCAACTTCATCACGGCCACGCTCGGCGGCAAGATCGAAGTCCCGACACTGAAGGGCAATACCATCATCAAGATTCCCGCCGGCACGCAATACGACAAAGTGATGCGTCTGAAGGGACTCGGAGTCCCCAGCCTCAAGGGTGGACAAACCGGGGACCAGCTCTACGCGATCAAAGTCCAAATCCCCACGAAGCTCACGGCTCGACAGAAAGAACTGCTGACCGAGTTTGCCAAAGAGGGCGGCATGGTCATGGAAGCCGACGGCGACGGCTTCTTCGATAAGATGAAGACCTTCTTCGAATAG
- the dnaK gene encoding molecular chaperone DnaK, whose protein sequence is MGKVIGIDLGTTNSCVAIMSGGDPVVIANAEGARTTPSIVGITEKGERLVGQIAKRQAITNPENTIFSVKRLMGRKFKSREVQEAMKRLPYKVVEADNGDAHVIIRGKSYSPPEVSAMILQKMRQTAEDYLGEKVTEAVVTVPAYFDDSQRQATKDAGQIAGLNVLRIINEPTAASLAYGLDKKKDERIVVYDLGGGTFDVSVLEIGEGVFEVKSTNGDTYLGGDDFDQRVMDWLVDEFKKDQGIDLKKDRMALQRLKEAAERAKIELSSSPETEINLPFITADASGPKHMVIKLTRAKLEQLVDDLIQRTIEPCRKALADAGVSAKDIQEVVLVGGMTRMPKVIQVVKEFFGKEPHRGVNPDEVVAIGAGVQGGVLKGEVKDVLLLDVTPLSLGIETLGGVFTKLIERNTTVPTKKSQVFSTAADNQTAVTIRVFQGEREMANDNKLLGQFDLVGIPSAPRGMPQVEVTFDIDANGIVHVSAKDLATQKEQSIKITASSGLSKEEVEKLVKDAASHTEDDKKRRKLAEAKNQADNLIYQTEKNLTEYGDKVDAEEKTKIQDAVAALKTALEGTEPDAIESATQTLMTASHKLAEEMYKKAAATAAPGSGADASASAETKTDEKVVDAEFEEVDKEKK, encoded by the coding sequence ATGGGTAAAGTCATCGGCATCGACCTCGGTACCACCAACTCATGCGTCGCGATTATGAGCGGCGGCGACCCCGTCGTCATCGCCAACGCGGAAGGCGCCCGTACCACCCCGTCTATCGTCGGCATCACCGAGAAGGGCGAGCGGCTGGTCGGACAGATCGCCAAGCGTCAGGCCATCACCAACCCGGAAAATACGATTTTCTCCGTCAAGCGCCTCATGGGCCGCAAGTTCAAGAGCCGTGAAGTGCAGGAAGCCATGAAGCGGCTCCCCTACAAAGTCGTGGAAGCCGATAACGGCGATGCGCATGTCATCATCCGCGGCAAATCCTACAGCCCGCCGGAAGTCTCCGCCATGATTCTGCAGAAGATGCGGCAGACGGCGGAAGACTATCTTGGAGAAAAGGTCACGGAAGCGGTCGTCACCGTCCCGGCCTATTTCGACGATAGCCAGCGCCAGGCAACGAAAGATGCCGGCCAGATCGCCGGACTGAACGTGCTGCGTATCATCAATGAACCGACGGCGGCCTCACTGGCCTACGGCCTCGACAAAAAGAAAGACGAGCGGATCGTGGTCTACGATCTCGGCGGCGGAACCTTCGACGTCTCCGTCCTCGAAATCGGCGAAGGCGTGTTCGAAGTAAAGTCCACCAACGGCGATACCTATCTCGGCGGCGACGACTTCGACCAGCGCGTCATGGATTGGCTCGTCGACGAATTCAAGAAAGACCAGGGCATCGACCTCAAGAAGGACCGGATGGCCTTGCAGCGGCTGAAAGAAGCCGCCGAGCGCGCCAAGATCGAGCTGTCGTCTTCACCGGAGACGGAAATCAATCTGCCGTTCATCACGGCCGATGCCAGCGGTCCCAAGCACATGGTCATCAAGTTGACCCGGGCAAAACTGGAGCAACTGGTCGATGACCTGATCCAGCGCACCATCGAACCCTGCCGCAAGGCATTGGCCGATGCCGGGGTCTCCGCCAAGGATATCCAGGAAGTCGTGCTGGTCGGCGGCATGACCCGTATGCCGAAAGTCATTCAAGTCGTGAAGGAGTTCTTCGGAAAAGAACCCCATCGCGGCGTGAACCCGGATGAAGTCGTCGCCATCGGAGCCGGCGTGCAGGGCGGCGTGCTCAAAGGTGAAGTGAAGGATGTGCTGTTGCTCGACGTCACCCCACTCTCCCTGGGTATTGAAACCCTGGGCGGCGTGTTTACGAAGCTCATCGAGCGCAACACCACCGTCCCGACGAAGAAAAGCCAGGTCTTCTCGACCGCGGCCGATAACCAGACCGCCGTCACCATTCGTGTCTTCCAAGGCGAACGGGAAATGGCGAACGACAATAAACTGCTCGGCCAGTTCGACCTCGTCGGAATTCCTTCGGCTCCTCGCGGGATGCCGCAGGTCGAAGTGACCTTCGACATCGATGCCAACGGCATCGTCCACGTGTCGGCGAAGGATCTGGCGACGCAGAAAGAGCAGTCGATCAAGATCACCGCGTCCAGCGGTCTCAGCAAGGAAGAAGTCGAAAAACTCGTTAAGGATGCGGCCTCGCATACCGAAGACGACAAGAAGCGGCGCAAGCTGGCTGAAGCCAAGAACCAGGCCGATAACCTGATCTATCAGACCGAAAAGAATCTGACGGAGTACGGCGACAAGGTCGATGCGGAAGAAAAGACCAAGATCCAGGATGCGGTGGCCGCGTTGAAGACGGCGCTCGAAGGGACCGAACCGGACGCCATCGAATCAGCCACCCAGACGCTCATGACCGCGTCGCACAAGCTGGCGGAAGAGATGTACAAGAAAGCTGCAGCGACCGCCGCACCGGGATCGGGCGCGGACGCATCGGCCTCGGCCGAAACCAAGACCGATGAAAAAGTCGTGGATGCAGAATTCGAAGAAGTAGACAAAGAGAAGAAGTAG